The following proteins are encoded in a genomic region of bacterium:
- a CDS encoding alpha/beta fold hydrolase, with the protein MIISYFDDLTMIRKGDPEMTLGVEETRIESITTTLEWDAKAEALREIFWQTCGQRPQVDCPLDLRVESEEDRGDFFERRLSYALEPDERVTSIALIPKTLRSLAPAVLCIHPTCDLGKLQTIGRDPLDATPPEMRDRAYGFQLVKRGFVVLAPDLLGAGDRRYPGLRAFDNGPFFRKHPRWSGTGKDLWDLGRALDVIQQLPGVDPERIGALGHSQGGGLTTYLMAVDQRVKAGVNNCGLWPLRALKNPFAVARTGWWIGRPALRPFCLAGKAFPIDVHELMALAAPRRSLVIIALNDWGYQSTEEPISRPVWENLGNNVGKIYTLVSAPDAFNLILHLNGHCFPQPLREQAYTFLEEALGVNGGCA; encoded by the coding sequence ATGATCATATCATATTTCGATGATTTGACGATGATTCGCAAGGGGGATCCTGAAATGACGCTGGGCGTCGAAGAGACGCGCATCGAGTCGATCACGACAACCCTGGAGTGGGATGCGAAAGCAGAGGCCCTGCGTGAAATCTTCTGGCAGACCTGCGGCCAACGTCCGCAGGTGGATTGTCCTTTGGATCTGCGCGTGGAATCAGAGGAGGATCGTGGCGATTTCTTTGAGCGCCGCCTGAGTTACGCCTTGGAGCCGGACGAACGCGTGACCTCCATCGCGCTGATCCCAAAAACCCTTAGGTCCCTTGCTCCTGCGGTGCTCTGCATTCATCCCACATGTGACCTTGGGAAACTCCAGACTATAGGCCGTGACCCATTGGACGCCACGCCGCCGGAGATGCGTGATCGAGCCTACGGATTCCAACTGGTTAAACGGGGTTTTGTCGTTTTGGCGCCAGATCTTCTCGGTGCGGGCGATCGCCGTTATCCGGGACTGCGCGCCTTCGACAACGGGCCTTTTTTCCGCAAACATCCGCGCTGGTCCGGCACCGGCAAAGATCTCTGGGATCTTGGTCGCGCCCTGGATGTGATTCAGCAGCTACCCGGGGTTGACCCCGAACGGATAGGAGCGCTGGGCCATTCGCAAGGGGGGGGGCTGACCACCTACCTCATGGCGGTGGATCAACGGGTGAAAGCAGGGGTGAACAACTGCGGCCTCTGGCCGCTGCGGGCATTGAAGAATCCCTTCGCGGTTGCCCGTACCGGCTGGTGGATCGGGCGTCCGGCCCTGAGACCGTTCTGTCTTGCCGGCAAAGCATTTCCCATCGATGTTCATGAACTCATGGCCCTTGCCGCGCCGCGCCGCTCCTTAGTCATTATCGCGCTCAACGACTGGGGCTATCAGTCGACGGAAGAACCGATCAGCCGCCCTGTATGGGAGAATCTCGGAAACAACGTAGGAAAGATCTACACGCTCGTTTCCGCACCTGATGCCTTCAATCTCATACTTCACCTCAATGGCCATTGTTTTCCGCAGCCTTTGCGTGAACAGGCCTATACGTTTCTGGAAGAAGCGCTGGGGGTCAATGGAGGGTGTGCCTGA
- a CDS encoding DUF4838 domain-containing protein, which translates to MRIRTWLAACMGVAACGSAVAADLVLAEKGRTDYQIIVPDTTLSPAVGESLKQVARLMQAAFKANGVELSVVTESLHDAAKPAIYLGDTAFARGNGVEASKLINWNYVHKVVGRDVIVAGREQLAVGQKKSSSEEPTFDRIGTAKAALDFLRLYAGTRFLYPDVSGWDDLTSDVSVDWSKSPAVEFLPTPVIRIPSDLNVQKILPLKYNVGIPSAGFYDLAVSRYPIVDEVWGGHTYGRAIPLEKYRDTHPEYFALLGGKRLVNPDGMAQYCISNPEVQELLFQDLIAWLDAGYKAVDLGQPDGFRPCQCEACKKLFGTGGDWGEKLWILHRNLAERVSKARPGKQVILMAYCLTDPPPKTFKKFPKNTGIMLCGTNEEDIQSWRDYVVPRGFSAYIYNSTPNLGTRYTPMRTPRFVEAQAKRFVNNHIQSIYRDGNGALFGLEGPVYYVMGRMFDDVDHNQAKDLVYEFCAGAFGKTALSMQRFYDQLYHGIDLYSEYLGTRCPAWSYTDIYGRSHKTLTDPFQLLGFIYTPTLLAALEKELAQAEKTADTEKIKTRLSLVRREFNYIKSLARVIHLYHAYEIQPDLASRDRLLDAIDARNAEIASFFGPKPMPGWAFTLFPLHGHNADHLRLAFDGYQEPFKNTCVNWDTKAMRKAPLTGANRLVIKPVSGPVTLDTPAWDNAVSNALDGLPRDARSGQKTTFRMLYDTSALYVRLECDLSADLMTNPGEKEALIVCLSPSTGRNISYRFAVGPRVESKTDAASGFIADVMDPRYGQFDPDWSGDWTYETKLEPEKNRWVALIKVPFKTLAVERPADGAAWRGNVGRTHLSGPNQIERSLWSALGNTKDMDDRTVFGEIVFEAGGAENEAKPPLQVLREEYSIKHGEFPAEWKGVANPLPAPFGPWLFRADPIDQGLKDGWCAADINTADWVPVKVPAYWAETEAVGNYQGVGWYRTTFTVPEGWKGKPLQILFGAVDEQAWIYVNGKLIREHSEKSEGKACGEICDEPFAAEVPPEALNYGKTNVLVVKVNNSIANGGIWRPVLGHAVEKK; encoded by the coding sequence ATGCGCATTCGGACTTGGTTGGCGGCATGTATGGGGGTGGCGGCCTGCGGTAGCGCGGTGGCGGCTGATCTGGTGCTGGCTGAAAAAGGGCGGACGGACTACCAGATTATCGTACCGGACACCACTCTAAGCCCTGCAGTAGGCGAGAGCCTGAAGCAGGTGGCGCGCCTCATGCAGGCGGCGTTCAAGGCCAATGGGGTGGAGCTGTCGGTTGTGACAGAATCCCTTCATGATGCGGCCAAACCCGCGATCTATCTGGGCGACACGGCGTTCGCACGGGGCAACGGGGTAGAGGCCTCAAAACTTATCAACTGGAACTATGTGCACAAGGTGGTTGGTCGAGATGTGATCGTGGCGGGTCGAGAACAACTGGCCGTGGGACAAAAGAAGAGTAGTTCCGAAGAACCAACTTTTGATCGGATTGGTACGGCGAAGGCCGCGCTCGATTTCCTGCGGCTTTACGCTGGCACCCGTTTTCTCTACCCGGACGTTTCGGGCTGGGACGATCTTACGTCCGATGTCTCCGTGGATTGGTCGAAGTCACCTGCTGTTGAGTTTCTGCCAACCCCTGTGATCCGGATCCCCTCAGATCTGAATGTACAGAAGATCCTTCCCCTTAAGTATAACGTGGGCATACCGAGCGCGGGGTTCTACGACTTGGCCGTCAGCCGATATCCCATCGTGGATGAGGTGTGGGGTGGCCATACTTACGGAAGGGCCATTCCGCTAGAGAAGTACCGTGACACGCATCCGGAATATTTCGCGTTGCTCGGTGGCAAGCGGTTGGTTAATCCTGACGGCATGGCGCAATACTGCATCTCCAATCCTGAGGTCCAGGAATTGTTGTTTCAGGATTTGATCGCCTGGCTCGATGCCGGGTATAAGGCGGTGGATCTCGGGCAGCCGGATGGCTTTCGCCCCTGTCAGTGTGAGGCGTGCAAGAAATTGTTTGGGACCGGTGGCGACTGGGGTGAGAAACTGTGGATTCTTCACCGCAACCTGGCCGAACGTGTTTCCAAAGCAAGGCCTGGGAAACAGGTTATCCTGATGGCCTATTGTTTGACAGATCCGCCCCCGAAAACCTTCAAGAAATTCCCGAAGAATACCGGGATTATGCTGTGTGGCACCAATGAGGAGGACATCCAGTCCTGGCGCGACTATGTCGTTCCCAGGGGCTTTTCGGCTTATATCTACAACTCGACACCTAATCTCGGCACCCGCTACACCCCGATGCGGACGCCGCGCTTTGTTGAAGCCCAGGCCAAACGCTTTGTGAACAATCACATCCAATCGATTTACCGGGACGGGAACGGGGCCCTGTTCGGCTTGGAAGGACCTGTCTATTATGTGATGGGGCGGATGTTTGATGATGTAGATCACAATCAGGCCAAGGACCTCGTGTATGAATTTTGTGCGGGGGCATTTGGGAAGACTGCCTTGTCCATGCAGCGCTTCTATGATCAGCTCTATCATGGGATTGACCTGTATTCCGAATACCTGGGCACCCGGTGTCCGGCCTGGTCGTATACCGACATTTACGGGCGGAGTCATAAGACCCTCACCGATCCCTTCCAGTTGCTCGGGTTTATCTACACCCCGACCTTGTTGGCGGCTCTGGAGAAGGAACTGGCTCAAGCAGAAAAGACTGCTGATACTGAAAAGATCAAGACACGGCTCTCACTAGTCCGCCGGGAGTTCAACTATATCAAAAGTCTGGCGCGCGTGATTCATCTCTATCATGCCTACGAGATTCAACCAGACCTTGCCTCGCGCGACCGCTTACTCGATGCGATTGATGCCCGCAATGCCGAAATCGCCTCGTTCTTTGGCCCCAAACCGATGCCTGGCTGGGCTTTTACTCTATTCCCGCTTCACGGCCACAATGCCGATCATTTGCGACTGGCCTTCGACGGCTATCAGGAGCCATTCAAGAATACGTGTGTGAACTGGGATACCAAGGCGATGCGTAAGGCCCCGCTGACGGGTGCCAATCGTCTGGTCATTAAGCCGGTCTCAGGCCCCGTTACCTTGGATACACCGGCGTGGGACAATGCGGTGTCGAACGCTTTGGACGGACTTCCCCGTGACGCCCGATCAGGTCAGAAAACAACGTTCCGGATGCTGTATGACACGTCCGCTCTTTATGTTCGACTGGAATGCGATTTGTCCGCTGACCTGATGACGAACCCTGGCGAAAAAGAGGCGCTGATTGTTTGCCTTTCACCTTCAACCGGTAGGAATATTTCCTATCGATTCGCGGTTGGACCGCGGGTCGAATCAAAGACCGATGCCGCGAGCGGGTTCATTGCCGATGTGATGGATCCGCGTTATGGCCAGTTCGATCCCGACTGGAGTGGTGACTGGACCTATGAGACCAAACTCGAACCGGAAAAGAATCGTTGGGTGGCGCTGATCAAGGTGCCGTTCAAGACCCTTGCCGTTGAACGGCCGGCGGATGGAGCCGCCTGGCGTGGCAATGTTGGACGGACCCATCTGAGCGGCCCCAATCAGATTGAGCGCTCACTTTGGTCGGCTTTGGGAAACACCAAAGATATGGATGACCGGACGGTTTTCGGTGAGATTGTATTCGAGGCCGGGGGCGCTGAGAATGAGGCAAAGCCTCCTTTGCAAGTATTACGTGAAGAGTACAGTATCAAGCATGGTGAATTCCCGGCCGAATGGAAAGGAGTGGCTAACCCGCTCCCCGCTCCGTTCGGACCCTGGCTATTTCGTGCAGACCCGATCGATCAGGGGCTCAAAGACGGGTGGTGCGCCGCCGACATCAATACGGCTGATTGGGTGCCGGTGAAGGTGCCTGCCTATTGGGCTGAGACAGAAGCGGTAGGGAACTATCAGGGCGTCGGATGGTATCGCACCACCTTCACGGTCCCCGAAGGGTGGAAGGGGAAACCACTCCAAATCCTGTTTGGCGCGGTTGATGAGCAGGCGTGGATCTATGTCAACGGAAAGCTTATCCGTGAGCATAGTGAAAAGTCGGAAGGCAAAGCCTGCGGTGAAATCTGTGATGAACCGTTCGCGGCGGAGGTTCCTCCCGAAGCTTTGAATTATGGCAAGACAAATGTGCTGGTTGTGAAGGTGAATAATTCGATTGCCAACGGGGGCATTTGGCGCCCGGTTCTCGGGCATGCGGTTGAGAAAAAATAA
- a CDS encoding Gfo/Idh/MocA family oxidoreductase: MTTTPVLKTAVLGLGRIAWRFHIPQILSHPGFTLAAVMDPLEERRCEAAETFRPGACFASCDELYARLMPDLVVVASPTQFHKQQVLQAFEHGCDVFCDKPLALSLSETDEIIEAMHRSGRKLMVYQPHRVTQEAAAIKAILSSGMLGTIHLIRHSVVDFKRQSDWQAFRKNGGGMLNNYGAHFIDQLLYLNQSNFRKINCELRAVVTLGDADDVVKIVMTAVNGVILDLDINMAGAQGVSPWYIAGSCGAAVFDPERQEWTLRYFEPGELARLNPQEGLAAANRAYGSGETIPWKTKIICNHDFAEIDFFAKCWDYFAGGALPLVPVGETREVMRAIAECRRDAGW; encoded by the coding sequence ATGACCACCACCCCGGTACTTAAAACGGCGGTGTTAGGCTTGGGTCGTATTGCCTGGCGCTTTCATATTCCTCAAATCCTCAGTCATCCCGGGTTCACGTTGGCCGCCGTCATGGACCCGCTTGAGGAACGGCGCTGCGAAGCGGCGGAAACGTTCAGGCCGGGTGCCTGTTTCGCCTCCTGTGATGAGTTGTATGCCCGCTTAATGCCGGACCTGGTCGTGGTGGCATCACCGACCCAATTTCACAAGCAGCAGGTTTTGCAGGCGTTCGAGCACGGCTGCGATGTGTTCTGTGATAAGCCTTTGGCGCTTTCCCTGAGTGAGACGGATGAAATCATTGAGGCGATGCATCGATCTGGACGCAAGCTGATGGTGTACCAGCCGCACAGGGTGACGCAAGAGGCGGCCGCCATCAAAGCCATTCTTTCAAGCGGTATGCTCGGAACCATTCATTTGATCCGGCACAGTGTGGTGGATTTTAAACGGCAATCCGACTGGCAGGCATTCCGTAAAAACGGCGGCGGGATGCTTAATAATTACGGCGCTCATTTTATCGATCAGTTGCTGTATCTGAATCAGTCAAATTTCAGGAAAATCAACTGTGAATTACGTGCGGTGGTGACGCTGGGCGATGCGGATGATGTCGTCAAAATTGTGATGACGGCCGTGAACGGCGTCATCCTGGATCTTGATATCAATATGGCCGGTGCGCAAGGAGTGTCTCCCTGGTACATCGCCGGTAGCTGTGGTGCGGCGGTGTTTGACCCCGAACGGCAGGAGTGGACGCTCCGCTACTTCGAGCCGGGTGAGCTCGCCCGCCTAAACCCGCAAGAAGGGTTGGCAGCGGCCAACCGAGCCTACGGAAGTGGGGAAACCATTCCCTGGAAAACCAAAATCATCTGCAATCATGATTTCGCCGAAATCGATTTCTTTGCCAAGTGTTGGGATTATTTCGCTGGAGGGGCGCTGCCCTTAGTGCCGGTTGGTGAGACCCGTGAAGTGATGCGGGCGATAGCCGAATGCCGCCGGGATGCAGGCTGGTGA